Proteins encoded within one genomic window of Gloeocapsa sp. DLM2.Bin57:
- a CDS encoding sodium:solute symporter produces MTTIDYGIIVLYLILIIILGIVLEKKAARSIDSYFLGDRQMPWWLLGVSGMVSNTDLAGTMVIAALIYSLGTKGLFIEIRGGLVLIMPFLMTFMGKWNRRALVMTLAEWMEFRFGKGKEGKIARIMSAIAILIFSIAALSYFSLAGGKFLGGFLGISDRYAAIILIILALVYTVISGFYGVIWSDLFQAILVFMAIMYICTLAWQTVTIPETIVVALPGSEELQSWSLEEWTRIIPPLTTDLQGDYAAFNLFGGVISFYLIKTILEGVSGQGGYMIQRYFAAKSDRDVGLLSLFWIILLSFRWPLVTAFALLGIHYSNQVEMIRDPELILPLVINTYVPTGIKGLIIACFMAAAMSTFDSLINSSAAYWVKDIYQAYLNPEANERQLLIQSRLASIVIVVLGLILSFNLSNINDIWGWLTVGLGVGLAIPLLMRWYWWRFNGYGLAIGTATGAIAAILTKMLVIPNLTSLQWQEYLLFLIPSLSSVTGCILGTLLTPPPDLAVVENFYLQTRPFGFWGKIRAKLSPVAVAKIKRENRRDILATVIAIPWQLVLFMMPVMLMTRSWDNLGLLSLIFLLLSIALYFTWFRYLDSTGT; encoded by the coding sequence ATGACAACAATCGATTATGGAATTATAGTTTTATATTTAATTTTAATAATTATTCTCGGGATAGTTTTAGAAAAGAAAGCCGCCAGAAGTATAGATAGTTACTTTTTAGGCGATCGCCAGATGCCTTGGTGGTTATTGGGAGTCTCGGGGATGGTATCTAATACCGACTTAGCGGGCACAATGGTTATAGCAGCTTTAATCTATAGTCTAGGTACAAAAGGACTGTTTATCGAGATTAGAGGGGGTTTAGTGTTAATTATGCCCTTTTTAATGACTTTTATGGGGAAATGGAATCGCCGGGCCCTAGTTATGACTCTAGCAGAATGGATGGAGTTTCGCTTCGGTAAGGGAAAAGAAGGGAAAATAGCTAGAATCATGAGTGCGATCGCTATTTTAATCTTTTCTATTGCAGCTTTGAGTTATTTTTCTCTAGCGGGGGGTAAGTTTTTAGGTGGTTTTCTGGGTATATCTGATCGCTATGCAGCTATTATTCTAATTATTCTGGCTTTAGTCTATACGGTGATTAGTGGTTTCTATGGGGTAATTTGGAGTGATTTATTTCAAGCTATTTTAGTCTTTATGGCTATTATGTATATTTGTACTTTAGCTTGGCAAACAGTAACTATTCCCGAGACTATCGTCGTGGCTTTACCTGGAAGTGAAGAGTTACAGAGTTGGAGTTTAGAAGAATGGACGAGGATTATACCCCCATTGACTACCGACTTGCAGGGAGATTATGCAGCTTTTAATCTGTTTGGGGGAGTAATTAGCTTTTATCTCATTAAAACTATCCTAGAAGGAGTAAGTGGTCAAGGGGGATACATGATCCAACGTTATTTCGCAGCGAAAAGCGATCGCGACGTTGGTTTATTATCTCTGTTTTGGATTATTTTACTCTCCTTTCGTTGGCCCTTGGTAACTGCATTTGCTTTGTTGGGGATTCACTATAGTAACCAAGTGGAGATGATTAGAGATCCTGAGTTAATTTTACCCCTAGTCATTAATACTTATGTACCCACAGGAATCAAAGGTTTAATCATTGCTTGTTTTATGGCTGCGGCTATGTCAACCTTTGACTCTTTGATTAATTCTAGCGCAGCTTATTGGGTAAAAGATATCTATCAAGCTTATCTTAATCCTGAAGCTAACGAGAGACAACTACTAATCCAAAGTCGTTTAGCTTCCATTGTGATAGTTGTTTTAGGTTTAATCTTGAGTTTTAATCTGAGTAATATTAACGATATTTGGGGTTGGCTAACCGTAGGGTTGGGAGTTGGTTTAGCTATTCCCTTATTAATGAGGTGGTATTGGTGGCGTTTTAATGGCTATGGGCTAGCTATAGGTACTGCTACAGGGGCGATCGCCGCTATTTTGACGAAAATGTTAGTTATCCCCAATTTAACCTCTCTACAATGGCAAGAGTACCTGTTGTTTTTAATCCCGAGTCTTAGTTCTGTTACAGGCTGTATTTTAGGAACATTATTAACGCCACCACCTGATTTAGCAGTAGTAGAAAATTTCTACTTACAAACTCGTCCTTTTGGTTTTTGGGGTAAAATTAGGGCTAAACTCTCTCCCGTAGCTGTAGCCAAGATTAAGCGGGAAAATAGACGAGATATCCTGGCTACTGTCATCGCTATTCCTTGGCAATTGGTTTTATTTATGATGCCTGTAATGTTAATGACTAGGAGTTGGGATAATCTCGGTTTATTGAGTTTAATCTTTTTACTGTTGTCTATTGCTCTTTATTTTACTTGGTTTAGATATTTAGATTCAACTGGTACATAA